The genomic region CCGACCCCTCCTTCGCACGTTCGCGGACCAGGATGGAGGTCATGCCGGTGCTGGAGGAAAAACTCGGCCCGGGCGTTGCCGAGTCCCTCGCGCGCACCGCCGCCATCCTGCAGTTGGATGCCGACTATCTGGAGGACGTGGCCAACAGCACTTATGCCTCGCTCGTTGAGCACGACGGCCCGGACATCAGCCTCCCGGAGGCTGCGCTGACTGAACTGGCCCCGGCCATCAGGTTCCGGGTGATCGCGAAGGCCGCTGCCGGCGTCGGCGGTCAACAGCCCAGCTACCGGCGCCTTTTGGCGGCGGAAGCACTGCTGCGGCGGAAGGGCTCGGCCGGTCCGGTGGAACTGCCCGGCGGGGTCAGCGTGTACCGCCTCTCGCTTGCTGAGCTGCAGGATCGGGAGCGTGCCCAGGGGCTGAGCGGGACGGAAGGCGTTCCCCGCGAGGCCGCCCGCTGTGGGAAGCTTGTATTCCGGCTTCACAAACCGTCCCGCAAATAGTCGCACCCGCATCTACACAGGAGCAATTGGTGGATTCATCCGACGTCCAGGCAGACCTCAAGCACGTTCTCTACACCAAGGAACAGATCCAGCAGCGCATCACCGAGCTCGCGGCCCAGATCGACAAGGACTACGAAGGGCGCGACCTGCTCATCGTCGGTGTACTGAAGGGCGCTGTCATGGTTATGGCCGACCTGGCGCGGGCACTCCACAGTCACGTCTCCATGGACTGGATGGCTGTCTCCTCCTACGGCTCCGGCACGCAGTCCTCCGGCGTGGTGCGGATCCTCAAGGACCTCGACACGGACCTGATGGGCAAGGACGTGCTCATCGTCGAGGACATCATCGACTCCGGCCTCACCCTGTCCTGGCTGAAGACCAACCTCGAATCCCGCGGCACCGCCTCGGTGGAAATCTGCACCGCCTTCCGCAAGCCGACCGCCGCCAAGGTGGAGATCGACGTCAAGTACGTCGGCTATGACATCCCGAACGAATTCGTGGTGGGCTACGGCCTGGACTACGCCGAGAAGTACCGCAACTTGGATTTCGTGGGCACACTGGCCCCGCACGTTTACGAGTAAACGCCCCCGCCAAAGCTGGCCCTGCACTTTTTGCACCGCCTTCGCCGGCCGCGCCGTCGTCGAGCCTGACAACACGGGTTCGACGGCGGCGCGTGCCGCTTAAGGAGGTGCAGAAAAGTAGTCCTGGGAAGGCCTCAGTATGTGGACAACCGAGGCCGCAGCGCGGCCTGTGGAGGGCACGGCCGCCATGTGGCCGGGGCGTTTCTGCCCCCTTTCAAGGCGCGATGGGTGGCGTGGCGCAGCAATTCCGCGGGGACGTTTTCCGGGCTGCCCGGAAAGCGGGCAGAAATGCCGGCGGGCCGGCCCAAAGGCGTCCGTTCGCGCTCCCACCAGCCACTACGCCCTGAGGGAACTTTTGTATTACACCGTGCGTGAATTACTCCTGACGGTGTATAGCTAGAAACGACGCAGCACCACACGCGCGCAGTCCTCGCGCCGTGCAGCACTACCAGGAGGGACGGGGCCAGCCCCCGAACAGATGAAAGCTAAGAGTTTCTTCAAGGGCCCGGGCATTTGGATCATTGTTGTGGTCGGCATGCTCCTGCTGGCCTTTGCAACATTGGCTCCGGGCGGCTCGACGCGCATCGACACGCAGCCGGGCCTCGAGCTCCTCGCCCAGAGCGGCAAGGTGGAACAGGCCAAGATCTTCGACGGCGAAAACCGCGTCGACCTGGTGCTGAAAGACAACCTCGTCATCGACGGCCAGGACAAGGGCAAGAACGTCCAGTTTTTCTTCGTCAATGACCGCGGCCCGGACGTCGTCAAGGCCGTGACTGCTGCCAACCCCTCCAAGGGCTACACGGACCAGCCGATCGAGAGCAACTGGCTCTCGGGGCTCTTCTCGCTGCTGGTGCCTGTGCTGCTGCTGGGTGTCCTGTTCTGGTTCCTGCTCTCCCGCATGCAGGGCGGCGGCTCCAAGGTGATGCAGTTCGGCAAGTCCAAGGCCAAGATGGTCAGCAAGGACATGCCCCAGGTGACCTTCGCGGATGTCGCCGGTGCTGACGAGGCCGTCGAGGAGCTCCAGGAAATCAAGGAATTCCTTGCAGAGCCTGCCAAGTTCCAGGCCGTTGGCGCCAAGATCCCCAAGGGTGTGCTGCTGTACGGCCCTCCGGGTACGGGCAAGACCCTGTTGGCCCGCGCCGTCGCAGGTGAGGCGGGCGTGCCGTTCTTTTCCATCTCGGGCTCGGACTTCGTGGAAATGTTTGTCGGTGTTGGTGCCTCCCGCGTCCGCGACCTGTTCGAGCAGGCCAAATCCAACGCGCCCGCCATCATTTTCGTGGATGAGATCGACGCCGTCGGCCGTCACCGCGGTGCCGGCATCGGCGGCGGCAACGACGAACGCGAGCAGACCCTCAACCAGCTGCTCGTCGAAATGGACGGCTTCGACGTCAAGACCAACGTCATCCTGATCGCCGCCACCAACCGGCCTGACGTCCTGGACCCGGCGCTGCTCCGCCCCGGCCGCTTCGACCGGCAGGTCTCCGTGGAAGCCCCGGACCTCGTCGGCCGCGACCAGATCCTCCAGGTCCACGCCAAGGGCAAGCCGATCGCTCAGGGCGTTGATCTCAAGGCTGTGGCCAAGAAGACCCCCGGCTACACGGGTGCAGACCTGGCCAACGTGCTCAACG from Arthrobacter globiformis harbors:
- the hpt gene encoding hypoxanthine phosphoribosyltransferase — encoded protein: MDSSDVQADLKHVLYTKEQIQQRITELAAQIDKDYEGRDLLIVGVLKGAVMVMADLARALHSHVSMDWMAVSSYGSGTQSSGVVRILKDLDTDLMGKDVLIVEDIIDSGLTLSWLKTNLESRGTASVEICTAFRKPTAAKVEIDVKYVGYDIPNEFVVGYGLDYAEKYRNLDFVGTLAPHVYE
- the ftsH gene encoding ATP-dependent zinc metalloprotease FtsH — translated: MKAKSFFKGPGIWIIVVVGMLLLAFATLAPGGSTRIDTQPGLELLAQSGKVEQAKIFDGENRVDLVLKDNLVIDGQDKGKNVQFFFVNDRGPDVVKAVTAANPSKGYTDQPIESNWLSGLFSLLVPVLLLGVLFWFLLSRMQGGGSKVMQFGKSKAKMVSKDMPQVTFADVAGADEAVEELQEIKEFLAEPAKFQAVGAKIPKGVLLYGPPGTGKTLLARAVAGEAGVPFFSISGSDFVEMFVGVGASRVRDLFEQAKSNAPAIIFVDEIDAVGRHRGAGIGGGNDEREQTLNQLLVEMDGFDVKTNVILIAATNRPDVLDPALLRPGRFDRQVSVEAPDLVGRDQILQVHAKGKPIAQGVDLKAVAKKTPGYTGADLANVLNEAALLTARSNANLIDDRALDEAIDRVMAGPQKRSRVMKEHERKITAYHEGGHALVAAALRNSAPVTKITILPRGRALGYTMVVPENDKYSVTRNELLDQMAYAMGGRVAEEIVFHDPSTGASNDIEKATATARQMVTQYGMSERVGAVRLGQGGGEPFLGRDASHERNYSDQIAYIVDEEVRRLIDQAHDEAYAILTENRDVLDRLALELLERETLNQLEIADVFRDIRKRDFREVWLSKETRPVSMAGPVESRQERAEREAQEEAKEARLEEPLDAIPPHPQGVPEDASFQGGVTEAGPDGHHG